A portion of the Pseudomonas protegens CHA0 genome contains these proteins:
- a CDS encoding MipA/OmpV family protein: protein MTLKDHSHSFRSPVVFSLSAALALMLVPPAQAAPADSGGTPSVKVGGGLAVGPLYQGASHYAAFPSLKLKAVMPTQDWGTFTAAFPEGLRWDLPGLAPFGVALLVGYDPGRKERIHTLDGRDDYLRGMGNLDSTALVGAEAYWILPAGRLFVRGLQSSQRRNYGGESLGRTAYLEAGVATTYPLSSTLTLDSTLYGTWSNENDMMARFGVTAQQAARTRFDEYHPGGGMRDVTLKLGLTWQWQPQLALEGGIKTYALVSDARDSPLTGEKVGAGAYLDALYRF, encoded by the coding sequence ATGACACTCAAGGATCATTCACATTCTTTCAGGTCTCCCGTGGTGTTCTCCCTAAGTGCAGCCCTTGCATTGATGCTAGTGCCGCCTGCCCAGGCTGCCCCGGCCGATTCAGGCGGCACGCCATCGGTGAAGGTAGGCGGTGGCTTGGCGGTTGGCCCGTTGTACCAGGGCGCTTCCCACTACGCCGCCTTCCCGTCACTGAAGCTCAAGGCGGTTATGCCGACCCAGGACTGGGGCACCTTTACTGCGGCCTTTCCGGAAGGGCTGCGATGGGATCTGCCGGGGCTGGCGCCTTTCGGCGTGGCCCTGCTGGTGGGTTATGACCCGGGGCGCAAGGAACGCATTCACACCCTGGACGGCCGTGATGACTACCTGCGGGGCATGGGCAACCTGGACAGCACCGCCCTGGTGGGGGCAGAAGCGTACTGGATCCTGCCCGCCGGCCGCTTGTTCGTACGCGGCCTGCAATCGAGCCAGAGGCGCAATTACGGTGGCGAAAGCCTGGGCCGTACGGCGTACCTGGAAGCTGGGGTTGCCACCACCTATCCGCTGTCTTCGACCTTGACCCTGGACTCGACGCTGTACGGCACCTGGAGCAACGAGAACGACATGATGGCCCGCTTCGGCGTCACCGCCCAGCAAGCCGCACGCACCCGGTTCGATGAATACCACCCCGGTGGCGGGATGCGCGACGTGACCTTGAAGCTGGGCCTGACCTGGCAATGGCAGCCACAGCTGGCACTGGAAGGTGGCATCAAGACCTACGCCCTGGTCTCCGACGCCCGTGACAGCCCGCTGACGGGGGAAAAGGTCGGTGCCGGAGCCTATCTGGACGCCTTGTACCGATTCTGA
- a CDS encoding DUF1254 domain-containing protein has product MPDSSTACIVALTLATFASAHAQSSADAPVRVNVDNFARAESDLYMGKSVKSGGLGRFVHSREAVAIDAQDVIRMNRDTLYSSAVFDLDAGPVTVTLPEAGERFMSMQVVNEDHYVPAVIYGPGPHTLAKEDIGTRYVFVAIRLFFDPTDRKDLEQVHALQDAIQVSQARHGEFVVPKWDQASQKKVRDALAVLGSTLPDYNQSFGPKGRVDPVRHLIGTATGWGGNPSRDAIYLGAVLPHNDGKTVYRLKVEQVPVKSFWSVSVYNVDGYFQKNPYDAYSLNNLTAKKSADGSIVIQFGGCEAKVVNCLVTTPGWNYTVRLYRPSNEILSGQWRFPQPEPVDL; this is encoded by the coding sequence ATGCCCGATTCATCCACGGCCTGCATCGTCGCCCTGACGCTGGCCACTTTTGCCAGTGCACACGCTCAGTCATCCGCTGATGCGCCGGTGCGGGTAAATGTCGATAACTTTGCTCGCGCCGAGTCCGACCTCTACATGGGCAAGAGTGTGAAGAGTGGAGGCTTGGGGCGGTTTGTTCACAGCCGCGAAGCGGTTGCCATCGACGCTCAGGATGTCATCCGCATGAACAGGGACACGCTTTACTCGTCAGCGGTGTTCGATCTCGATGCCGGCCCGGTGACTGTCACCTTGCCTGAAGCCGGTGAGAGGTTCATGTCGATGCAAGTGGTCAACGAAGATCACTACGTGCCGGCAGTCATTTATGGGCCCGGTCCCCATACGCTGGCGAAAGAGGACATCGGCACACGCTATGTATTTGTCGCTATCCGCCTGTTCTTCGACCCCACGGATCGCAAAGACCTCGAGCAGGTGCATGCGCTGCAGGACGCCATCCAGGTCAGCCAGGCCAGGCACGGGGAGTTCGTGGTTCCGAAGTGGGATCAGGCGAGCCAGAAAAAAGTGCGTGATGCCCTGGCTGTTCTGGGTTCGACCCTTCCCGACTACAACCAGTCCTTTGGCCCGAAAGGCAGGGTCGATCCGGTGCGCCACCTGATCGGAACCGCAACGGGCTGGGGCGGCAACCCGAGCAGGGACGCCATCTACCTCGGAGCAGTATTGCCGCACAACGATGGAAAAACCGTCTACCGGCTCAAGGTTGAACAGGTACCGGTCAAGAGTTTCTGGTCTGTGAGTGTTTACAACGTCGACGGGTACTTTCAGAAAAACCCCTATGACGCCTATTCGCTGAACAACCTCACTGCCAAGAAAAGTGCCGATGGTTCAATTGTCATCCAGTTCGGGGGTTGCGAGGCCAAGGTCGTCAATTGCCTGGTTACGACACCCGGCTGGAACTACACCGTCAGGCTCTATCGACCGAGTAACGAAATACTCAGTGGCCAATGGCGTTTTCCACAGCCCGAGCCCGTCGATTTGTAA